A single window of Hymenobacter sp. APR13 DNA harbors:
- the rplS gene encoding 50S ribosomal protein L19 — MSVLLDFIQQESQERRASFPAFAAGDTVNVHVKIREGNKERIQQFQGVVIQRKNSNSNGETFTVRKISNQIGTERIFPLLSPNIDKVEVIRRGKVRRARLFYLRGLSGKAARIKEKRRTVVAA; from the coding sequence ATGAGCGTACTACTCGATTTTATTCAGCAGGAATCCCAGGAGCGCCGCGCCAGCTTCCCCGCCTTTGCTGCCGGCGACACCGTTAACGTACACGTTAAGATTCGCGAGGGCAACAAGGAGCGCATTCAGCAGTTCCAGGGCGTTGTAATTCAGCGCAAAAACAGCAACTCCAACGGCGAAACCTTCACCGTTCGTAAGATTTCCAACCAGATCGGTACCGAGCGTATCTTCCCCCTGCTGTCGCCTAACATCGACAAAGTGGAAGTAATCCGTCGCGGTAAAGTACGTCGTGCCCGTCTGTTCTACCTGCGTGGCCTGTCGGGCAAAGCAGCTCGTATCAAGGAGAAGCGTCGCACGGTGGTTGCCGCTTAA
- the folE gene encoding GTP cyclohydrolase I FolE: MANSVPAPDGDLRLTTDAHLPSDLHTPLRPDAFALSDDEKIAGITEHFREIMQLLGLDLTDDSLAGTPRRVAKMYVQEWFRGLNPEHRPEVRLFENRYQYSQLLLERDITLFSCCEHHFVPIIGKAHVAYLPGDNVVGLSKLNRVVQYYARRPQVQERLTRQIAEELKQTLHTDNVAVLIEADHLCVMSRGVNDTSSSTITAEYSGAFQEDATLRAEFLRLLGK, from the coding sequence ATGGCTAATTCTGTGCCCGCGCCGGACGGCGACCTACGCCTCACCACCGACGCGCACCTGCCCTCCGATTTGCATACCCCCCTCCGCCCCGATGCCTTCGCGCTGAGCGACGACGAAAAGATTGCCGGTATCACGGAGCACTTCCGCGAAATCATGCAGCTGCTGGGCCTCGACCTGACCGACGACAGCCTAGCGGGCACCCCGCGCCGGGTGGCCAAGATGTACGTGCAGGAGTGGTTCCGGGGCCTCAACCCCGAGCACCGCCCCGAAGTACGTCTGTTTGAGAACCGCTACCAGTACTCGCAACTGCTGCTGGAGCGCGACATCACGCTGTTTTCGTGCTGCGAGCACCACTTCGTGCCCATCATCGGGAAGGCGCACGTGGCCTACCTGCCCGGCGACAACGTGGTGGGGCTTAGCAAGCTCAACCGGGTGGTGCAGTATTATGCCCGCCGCCCGCAGGTGCAGGAGCGCCTCACGCGCCAGATTGCCGAGGAGCTCAAGCAGACCCTGCACACCGACAACGTGGCCGTGCTCATCGAGGCCGACCACCTGTGCGTGATGAGCCGTGGCGTCAACGACACCAGCAGCTCCACCATCACGGCCGAGTACAGCGGTGCCTTCCAGGAAGACGCCACGCTCCGCGCCGAATTTCTCCGCCTGCTCGGTAAATGA
- a CDS encoding inorganic diphosphatase — translation MRLSALLTLAALAAAPLTGCQTRPDDLPTFSPERKLLQVVVEMPAGTNRAQRYDATQHQFVPERRAGLDHVVEFLPCPGNSGFIPGTTTDAPSARPLAALVLAETQPAGTVLEVLPIGLVTLDDNGLMRPIVLAVPARPSQQILPAVVSWQDLTSRYPGAREVLRQWFQHQGRPGEVRIVSWNDEKAAEQQVRKAMN, via the coding sequence ATGCGCCTTTCCGCTTTGCTGACCCTCGCCGCGCTGGCCGCCGCCCCGCTCACCGGCTGCCAGACCCGCCCCGACGACCTGCCGACCTTCTCGCCGGAGCGCAAGCTGCTGCAGGTGGTGGTGGAAATGCCGGCCGGCACCAACCGCGCCCAGCGCTACGACGCCACCCAGCACCAGTTTGTGCCCGAGCGTCGCGCCGGCCTCGACCACGTGGTGGAGTTTCTGCCCTGCCCCGGCAACAGCGGCTTCATCCCGGGCACAACCACCGACGCACCCTCGGCCCGGCCCTTGGCGGCGCTGGTGCTGGCCGAAACCCAGCCAGCCGGCACCGTGCTGGAGGTGCTGCCCATCGGCCTCGTCACGCTCGACGACAACGGCCTCATGCGCCCCATCGTGCTGGCCGTGCCGGCCCGGCCCAGCCAGCAGATTCTGCCGGCCGTGGTCAGCTGGCAGGACCTGACTTCGCGCTACCCCGGCGCGCGGGAGGTGCTGCGGCAGTGGTTTCAGCACCAGGGCCGGCCCGGCGAAGTGCGCATCGTGAGCTGGAATGACGAGAAAGCCGCCGAGCAGCAGGTGCGCAAGGCCATGAACTAG
- a CDS encoding 6-pyruvoyl trahydropterin synthase family protein: MSVTVCRKEHFNAAHRLHNPAWSPEQNQQVFGKCNNPSYHGHNYELIVRLTGEIDPDTGYVYDMKRLSDLIKREILDTFDHRNLNLDTEEFRHLNPTAENMAVVIWNRLRTHIESRLALSVTLYETERNFVEYHG; encoded by the coding sequence ATGTCCGTAACCGTCTGCCGCAAAGAACATTTCAACGCCGCCCACCGTCTGCACAACCCGGCCTGGAGCCCGGAGCAAAACCAGCAGGTGTTCGGCAAGTGCAACAACCCCAGCTACCATGGCCACAATTACGAGCTGATTGTGCGCCTGACCGGCGAAATCGACCCGGATACGGGCTACGTGTACGATATGAAGCGCCTGAGTGACCTCATCAAGCGCGAGATTCTGGATACCTTTGACCACCGGAACCTCAACCTCGACACCGAAGAATTCCGTCACTTAAATCCCACTGCCGAGAACATGGCAGTAGTCATCTGGAACCGGCTGCGGACCCATATTGAATCCCGGCTGGCCCTCTCGGTTACCCTGTATGAAACCGAGCGCAACTTTGTAGAATATCATGGCTAA
- the panB gene encoding 3-methyl-2-oxobutanoate hydroxymethyltransferase codes for MSQHKEVKLVTTHQLLAMKQRGEKISMLTAYDFSMATILDGAGIDVLLVGDSASNVMAGHETTLPITLDQMIYHAQSVVRAVKRAFVVVDMPFGSYQGNSSVALQSAIRIMKESGGHGIKLEGGAEIKDSITRILTAGIPVMGHLGLTPQSIYKFGTYTVRAKEEAEAQKLIEDALLLEEIGCFALVLEKIPSSLAKQVAEKLTIPVIGIGAGPDVDGQVLVVHDMLGITKEFKPRFLRRYADLGDIMHEAVQRYIQDVKSRDFPTQEEAY; via the coding sequence ATGTCTCAGCACAAAGAAGTCAAGCTCGTGACCACCCATCAGTTGCTGGCCATGAAGCAGCGCGGGGAGAAGATTTCCATGCTCACCGCCTACGATTTCTCGATGGCCACCATTCTCGACGGTGCCGGCATCGACGTGCTGCTCGTCGGCGACTCGGCCTCCAACGTCATGGCCGGCCACGAAACCACCCTGCCCATCACCCTCGACCAGATGATCTACCACGCCCAGAGCGTGGTGCGGGCCGTGAAGCGCGCCTTTGTGGTGGTGGATATGCCGTTTGGCTCCTACCAGGGCAATTCGTCGGTGGCGCTGCAGTCGGCCATCCGCATTATGAAGGAGTCGGGCGGGCACGGCATCAAGCTGGAAGGTGGCGCCGAAATCAAGGACAGCATCACCCGCATCCTCACGGCCGGCATTCCGGTGATGGGCCACCTGGGCCTCACTCCCCAAAGTATTTATAAATTTGGCACCTACACCGTGCGGGCCAAAGAGGAAGCCGAGGCGCAGAAGCTCATCGAAGATGCCCTGCTGCTGGAAGAAATCGGCTGCTTTGCCCTGGTGCTGGAGAAAATCCCGTCCTCACTGGCCAAGCAGGTAGCCGAGAAGCTCACCATTCCGGTCATCGGCATCGGCGCCGGCCCCGACGTAGACGGGCAGGTGCTGGTAGTGCACGACATGCTGGGCATCACCAAAGAGTTCAAGCCGCGCTTCCTGCGCCGCTACGCCGACCTGGGCGACATCATGCACGAAGCTGTGCAGCGCTACATTCAGGACGTAAAAAGCCGCGACTTCCCCACCCAGGAAGAAGCGTATTAA
- the rimM gene encoding ribosome maturation factor RimM (Essential for efficient processing of 16S rRNA), with protein MTLDDYYQLGSIGKPHGLKGFVVAFLDVDDLQAYRKLKSVLLEMPTAPGKLVSYDVEKLQPQANERALLKLKGIDRIEEAEPLRNAKLYRPLQELPALAADQFYFHDVIGYTVLDAKLGTLGIVETFYELPQQDVLAMRYQGQEVLIPVVDELVSHADQATKTLHVTLPEGLLDVYLLPSSREQDEPDETEEA; from the coding sequence ATGACACTCGACGACTATTATCAGCTGGGCTCCATTGGGAAGCCACACGGCCTGAAAGGGTTTGTGGTGGCCTTCCTCGACGTGGACGACCTGCAGGCTTACCGCAAGCTGAAGTCGGTATTGCTGGAGATGCCCACGGCACCCGGCAAGCTGGTGTCATATGATGTGGAGAAGCTGCAGCCGCAAGCCAACGAGCGGGCCCTGCTCAAGCTCAAAGGCATCGACCGGATTGAGGAAGCCGAGCCCCTGCGCAACGCCAAGCTCTACCGCCCCCTGCAGGAGCTGCCGGCGCTGGCCGCCGACCAGTTCTACTTTCACGACGTCATCGGCTACACGGTGCTCGACGCGAAGTTGGGCACGCTGGGCATCGTAGAAACCTTCTACGAGCTGCCCCAGCAGGACGTGCTGGCCATGCGCTACCAGGGCCAAGAAGTGCTGATTCCGGTGGTGGACGAGTTGGTGTCGCACGCCGACCAGGCCACCAAGACGCTGCACGTCACGCTGCCCGAAGGGCTGCTGGACGTGTATCTGCTGCCTTCCTCGCGCGAGCAGGACGAGCCCGACGAAACCGAAGAAGCCTAG
- a CDS encoding acyl-CoA desaturase, translating into MAILVFFIAHYYLSLFTQTFYLHRYAAHKMFTMNKFWEKFFFLFTYICQGSSFLSPRAYALLHRMHHAYSDTEMDPHSPHFSSNAFSMMWKTKVIYNEVVLDKHDAAKRFEGDTPEWSWLDKFGGTVYSRLGWGTAYVLFYINFATAWWQYLLLPVHFLMGPIHGAIVNWGGHKYGYQNFDNHDKSRNTLPFDFLAFGELFQNNHHKLPMRVNFGVKKWELDPTYSVIWLLDKARIVKVKRKWQESVPMAA; encoded by the coding sequence ATGGCAATTCTCGTTTTCTTCATTGCCCACTACTACCTCTCGCTGTTCACGCAGACATTCTACCTGCACCGCTACGCGGCGCACAAGATGTTCACGATGAACAAGTTCTGGGAGAAGTTCTTCTTCCTGTTCACCTACATCTGCCAGGGCTCCTCGTTCCTGTCGCCGCGGGCGTACGCGCTGTTGCACCGCATGCACCACGCCTACTCCGACACCGAGATGGACCCCCACTCGCCTCACTTTTCCTCGAATGCTTTTTCGATGATGTGGAAGACCAAGGTGATTTACAACGAAGTAGTGCTCGACAAGCACGACGCCGCCAAGCGCTTTGAAGGCGACACGCCCGAGTGGAGCTGGCTCGACAAGTTCGGCGGCACCGTGTATTCCCGCCTGGGCTGGGGCACAGCCTACGTGCTGTTCTACATCAACTTCGCCACAGCTTGGTGGCAGTACCTGCTGCTGCCGGTGCACTTCCTGATGGGCCCAATTCACGGCGCCATCGTGAACTGGGGCGGCCACAAGTACGGCTACCAGAACTTCGACAACCACGACAAGTCGCGCAACACGCTGCCCTTCGACTTCCTGGCTTTCGGCGAGCTGTTCCAGAACAACCACCACAAACTGCCCATGCGCGTCAACTTCGGCGTGAAGAAGTGGGAGCTGGACCCCACCTACTCGGTTATCTGGCTGCTCGATAAGGCGCGCATCGTGAAGGTGAAGCGCAAGTGGCAGGAATCGGTGCCGATGGCCGCTTAA
- a CDS encoding TIGR01777 family oxidoreductase, which translates to MSRKVLISGGTGMIGTRLAEMLIDAGYEVALLSRQPANSHYRSFRWDPRAGTIDEAAIPYADYVVNLAGSSVSDGKWTDERKRDIMTSRLGGTALLARELAKPGHHVRAFVSASAIGIYGDSADRVVNEETPAASADDFLADVSRQWELAAQDVEKLGIRTVISRIGIVLSPEGGALVPLARTVKLMAGAPLGSGRQFMSWIHLDDLCRLFIQMLEEPKWEGTYNAVAPHPVTNEEFTKVLADVLHRPLVLPKVPEFALNLMMGEMSEIVLASQRVSAEKVLRQGFTFEYPNLKPALESFYGEE; encoded by the coding sequence ATGTCCCGAAAAGTTCTCATCAGCGGCGGTACCGGCATGATTGGTACCCGCCTTGCCGAGATGCTCATTGATGCCGGCTACGAAGTGGCGCTGCTCAGCCGGCAGCCTGCCAACAGCCACTACCGCAGTTTCCGCTGGGACCCGCGCGCCGGCACCATCGACGAGGCCGCCATTCCTTACGCCGACTACGTGGTGAACCTGGCCGGTTCCAGCGTGTCGGACGGCAAGTGGACCGATGAGCGCAAGCGCGACATCATGACCAGCCGCCTGGGCGGCACGGCGCTGCTAGCCCGCGAGCTGGCCAAGCCCGGCCACCACGTCCGGGCCTTCGTGTCGGCCTCGGCCATCGGCATCTATGGCGACAGCGCTGACCGGGTGGTGAACGAGGAAACGCCTGCCGCATCTGCCGACGACTTCCTGGCCGACGTGTCGCGGCAGTGGGAGCTGGCGGCGCAGGACGTGGAGAAGCTGGGCATCCGCACCGTAATCAGCCGCATCGGCATTGTGCTCAGTCCCGAGGGTGGGGCGCTGGTGCCGCTGGCCCGCACCGTGAAGCTGATGGCCGGCGCCCCGCTGGGCTCGGGCCGGCAGTTTATGTCCTGGATTCACCTCGACGACCTCTGCCGCCTGTTCATTCAGATGCTGGAGGAGCCCAAATGGGAAGGCACCTACAACGCCGTGGCCCCGCACCCGGTCACGAACGAGGAGTTCACCAAAGTGTTGGCTGACGTGCTGCACCGCCCGCTGGTGCTGCCTAAAGTGCCGGAATTTGCCCTGAACCTGATGATGGGCGAGATGAGCGAAATCGTGCTGGCCTCGCAGCGCGTGAGTGCCGAGAAGGTACTGCGCCAGGGTTTCACGTTTGAGTATCCGAACC
- a CDS encoding 30S ribosomal protein S16, with protein MAVKIRLARRGRKKAAQFDIVVADSRAPRDGRFIEKIGTYDPNTNPASINFDGEKAFDWIMKGAQPTDTVRAMLSYRGVLYRKHLQLGVIKGAISQDVADQRYNDWKEQKDAKIEGKRTNLGTAKEEARKAALAAETKVKEARAEAIRKKNTPAPTEAPAAEGETTEAEVTAETTDEAGA; from the coding sequence ATGGCAGTTAAAATCCGCCTCGCCCGTCGCGGCCGCAAAAAGGCCGCTCAGTTCGACATCGTTGTTGCCGATTCGCGCGCTCCGCGTGATGGCCGTTTCATCGAGAAAATCGGTACCTACGACCCCAACACCAATCCTGCTTCCATCAACTTCGATGGCGAGAAGGCGTTTGACTGGATCATGAAAGGTGCCCAGCCTACCGACACGGTACGTGCTATGCTCTCTTACCGCGGTGTGCTCTACCGCAAGCACCTGCAACTGGGTGTTATCAAAGGCGCTATTTCGCAGGACGTAGCCGACCAGCGCTACAACGACTGGAAAGAGCAGAAAGACGCTAAAATCGAAGGCAAGCGCACCAACCTCGGCACCGCCAAGGAGGAAGCTCGCAAAGCTGCCCTGGCTGCTGAGACCAAAGTGAAGGAAGCCCGTGCTGAGGCTATCCGCAAGAAAAACACGCCCGCCCCAACGGAAGCTCCGGCTGCTGAAGGCGAAACCACCGAGGCAGAAGTTACGGCCGAAACCACGGACGAAGCCGGCGCTTAG
- a CDS encoding RluA family pseudouridine synthase, which translates to MNRPNLWSEQKEILFEDNHLLVINKPAGLLVQGDATGDEPLSAKAEEYLRFKYKKPGAAFVGVAHRIDRPVSGIVVMAKTSKALSRLNEMFRDNKMHKTYWALTGMCPNPLSGHLTHWLVKDPIRNTTKAYPERHGQGLKSELDYQVLGQAGNRWLLQVNPITGRPHQIRVQLSTGLGTPIVGDVKYGFIAPLPDVSIALHARQLELQHPVTKENMVLVAPLPDMPHWEAAQAYY; encoded by the coding sequence GTGAATCGTCCGAATCTGTGGTCGGAACAGAAGGAAATTCTGTTCGAAGACAACCATCTGCTCGTCATCAACAAGCCCGCCGGCCTGCTCGTGCAGGGCGACGCCACCGGCGACGAGCCCCTTTCGGCCAAGGCCGAGGAATACCTGCGCTTCAAGTACAAGAAGCCCGGCGCCGCCTTCGTGGGCGTGGCGCACCGCATCGATAGGCCCGTGAGCGGCATTGTGGTGATGGCCAAAACCAGCAAAGCCCTGAGCCGCCTCAACGAAATGTTCCGCGACAACAAAATGCACAAGACCTACTGGGCCCTGACCGGTATGTGCCCCAACCCGCTCAGCGGCCACCTTACGCACTGGCTGGTCAAGGACCCCATCCGCAACACCACCAAAGCCTACCCCGAGCGCCACGGCCAGGGCCTGAAATCGGAGCTGGACTACCAGGTACTGGGGCAGGCCGGCAACCGCTGGCTGCTGCAGGTGAACCCCATCACGGGCCGCCCGCACCAGATCCGGGTGCAGCTGAGCACTGGCCTGGGTACGCCCATCGTCGGCGACGTGAAGTACGGCTTCATTGCTCCGCTGCCCGACGTGAGCATCGCCCTGCACGCCCGCCAACTGGAGCTGCAGCACCCCGTCACGAAGGAAAACATGGTGCTGGTAGCGCCCCTACCCGACATGCCGCACTGGGAAGCGGCGCAGGCCTACTACTAG
- a CDS encoding M1 family metallopeptidase, translating into MKKFLVGYGLLLLPLCAAAQPSAPARSAAPYWQQQVSYSIDVTLDDKQHQLTGREELVYTNNSPDALPFIWFHLWPNAYRDDNTAFARQQLRNGSRKFHFATPEQRGYIDQLDFQVNGQPAKLELDPENPDMAKLLLPQRLAPGASATISTPFRVKIPDSFSRFGHVEQSYQITQWYPKPAVYDRRGWHAMPYLDQGEFYSEFGSFDVRITLPANYTVGATGVLQNPEEQQRLRQLAAAELPINGNSSTPPQSMKAEPDLTFPVSVAETKTLRYVQDRVHDFAWFADKRFNVRKSAVTLPSGRVVDTWVMFTNKEAEKWVKGLQDVDSAVVYYSRWVGEYPYSAATAVDGALSAGSGMEYPMVTVTQPSAIVHEVGHNWFYGILGTNERDFAWMDEGVNSYVENRVAARSGEQAGGLLGLPTKGAAATALTLNGLPEAALNYIPYQAVASRSLDQPVTNFASADYGKLNYGIIVYGKTASLLQYLAAYLGQAKFDEAMQAYYARWQFRHPYPEDMQAVFEEVAGQKLGWFFNDMLNGQNRYNAVLSKSKLEKGQRKVLVRNDSPAPFPFPVASLDASGRVLETQWTKPFARTDESDDAVLRFRDENVASLVVDPDYLTPQLNRRDDRLKTTGSFRALERIRLRPILSPERWDQAAINWLPVVGANTSDKFMLGAAFYNSPLNVKKFSYLAMPMYSFNQKELNGIGMLNLNILPERITRRAVVGVQFQRFERYQKVEPSLTLSFPHSAFNAPQHTVKLANTAIENQDAGTTSSIQSLEYAFRAGNALYRWDAHAELNYLTPDLANDNLRADAALLRAEASYLRYYSPKKTFSVRVFGGAFLNKANDAPFVIGLSGSPDYRRQTVFLDRQQISPSLAAQQHQFDGRDGAFKAYLPASSSRWLTTLNLQADLPVTPFGVFADFGMTKEQNQVAAGRSPQRAYYDAGLSLPLFNKLLSFYLPLAGSQYENGLPGSRRALTDQLRFVLRLDQLSPFRLLDEQLAQ; encoded by the coding sequence ATGAAAAAATTCCTGGTTGGCTATGGCCTGTTGCTCCTGCCCCTTTGCGCTGCGGCGCAGCCCTCAGCGCCGGCCCGAAGCGCGGCCCCCTACTGGCAGCAGCAGGTTAGCTACTCCATCGACGTCACGCTCGACGACAAGCAGCACCAGCTGACAGGCCGGGAGGAGCTGGTGTACACCAATAACTCGCCCGACGCGCTGCCCTTCATCTGGTTTCATCTGTGGCCGAATGCCTACCGCGACGACAACACGGCCTTCGCCCGGCAGCAGCTGCGCAACGGCAGCCGCAAGTTTCACTTCGCCACCCCAGAGCAGCGCGGCTACATCGACCAGCTCGACTTCCAGGTGAACGGCCAGCCGGCCAAGCTGGAGCTGGACCCTGAAAACCCTGACATGGCCAAGCTGCTGCTGCCGCAGCGGCTGGCGCCCGGGGCCAGCGCCACCATCAGCACGCCGTTTCGGGTGAAGATTCCCGATTCTTTCTCGCGCTTCGGCCACGTCGAGCAGAGCTACCAGATTACGCAGTGGTACCCCAAGCCGGCCGTGTACGACCGGCGCGGCTGGCACGCCATGCCCTACCTCGACCAGGGCGAGTTCTACTCGGAGTTCGGCTCGTTTGACGTGCGTATCACGCTGCCGGCCAACTACACGGTAGGCGCCACGGGCGTACTCCAGAACCCCGAGGAGCAGCAGCGCCTGCGGCAGCTGGCAGCAGCAGAACTTCCTATAAACGGAAATTCCAGCACGCCTCCCCAGTCCATGAAAGCCGAGCCCGACCTGACGTTCCCGGTTTCGGTGGCCGAAACCAAAACCCTGCGCTACGTGCAGGACCGGGTCCACGACTTCGCCTGGTTTGCCGACAAGCGCTTCAACGTGCGCAAAAGCGCCGTCACGCTGCCCTCGGGCCGCGTGGTGGATACGTGGGTGATGTTCACGAACAAGGAAGCTGAGAAGTGGGTGAAAGGCCTGCAGGACGTGGATTCGGCGGTGGTATACTACTCGCGCTGGGTGGGCGAGTACCCATATAGCGCCGCCACGGCCGTAGATGGCGCCCTGAGCGCCGGCTCGGGCATGGAGTACCCGATGGTGACCGTCACGCAGCCTTCGGCCATTGTGCACGAGGTGGGCCACAACTGGTTCTACGGCATCCTGGGCACCAACGAGCGGGACTTTGCTTGGATGGATGAGGGCGTAAACTCCTACGTGGAAAACCGCGTGGCTGCCCGCAGCGGCGAACAGGCCGGCGGCCTGCTGGGCTTGCCCACCAAAGGCGCCGCAGCCACTGCCCTCACTCTCAACGGCCTGCCCGAAGCCGCCCTCAACTACATTCCGTACCAGGCCGTGGCCAGCCGCAGCCTCGACCAGCCCGTCACCAACTTCGCCTCCGCCGACTACGGCAAGCTCAACTACGGCATCATCGTGTACGGCAAAACGGCCTCGCTGCTGCAGTACCTGGCGGCCTATCTGGGCCAGGCCAAGTTTGATGAGGCCATGCAGGCCTACTACGCCCGCTGGCAGTTCCGCCACCCCTACCCCGAGGACATGCAGGCCGTGTTCGAGGAAGTGGCAGGCCAGAAGCTGGGCTGGTTTTTCAACGACATGCTCAACGGCCAGAACCGCTACAACGCCGTGCTGTCGAAGTCGAAGCTGGAGAAGGGCCAGCGCAAGGTGCTGGTCCGCAACGACTCGCCGGCGCCGTTTCCGTTTCCGGTGGCCAGCCTCGATGCCAGTGGCCGGGTGCTGGAAACCCAGTGGACCAAGCCTTTCGCCCGCACTGACGAGTCGGACGACGCCGTGCTGCGCTTCCGCGACGAGAACGTAGCCAGCCTGGTGGTCGACCCTGACTACCTCACGCCCCAGCTCAACCGCCGCGACGACCGCCTGAAAACGACCGGCTCGTTCCGGGCGCTGGAGCGCATCCGGCTGCGGCCCATCCTGAGCCCCGAGCGCTGGGACCAGGCCGCCATCAACTGGCTGCCGGTGGTGGGCGCCAACACGTCGGATAAGTTTATGCTGGGCGCGGCTTTCTACAACAGCCCGCTCAACGTCAAGAAGTTCAGCTACCTGGCGATGCCCATGTACAGCTTCAACCAGAAAGAGCTGAACGGCATCGGGATGCTGAACCTCAACATCCTGCCGGAGCGCATCACGCGCCGGGCCGTGGTGGGCGTGCAGTTTCAGCGTTTTGAGCGCTACCAGAAGGTCGAGCCCAGCCTGACGCTGTCGTTCCCGCACTCGGCCTTCAACGCGCCGCAGCACACCGTGAAGCTAGCCAATACGGCCATTGAAAACCAGGACGCCGGTACCACCAGCAGCATTCAGTCGCTGGAGTACGCTTTCCGGGCCGGCAATGCCCTCTACCGCTGGGATGCCCACGCCGAGCTCAACTACCTCACCCCCGACCTGGCCAACGACAACTTGCGCGCCGATGCGGCTCTGCTACGGGCCGAGGCCAGCTACCTGCGCTACTACTCGCCCAAGAAGACCTTTTCGGTGCGCGTGTTCGGCGGCGCCTTCCTCAACAAAGCCAACGACGCGCCTTTCGTCATCGGGCTGAGCGGCAGCCCCGACTACCGCCGCCAGACTGTGTTCCTGGACCGGCAGCAGATTTCGCCCAGCCTGGCAGCCCAGCAGCACCAGTTTGATGGCCGCGACGGCGCTTTCAAGGCCTATCTGCCCGCCAGCAGCAGCCGCTGGCTCACCACGCTCAACCTGCAGGCCGATCTGCCCGTGACGCCGTTCGGGGTGTTTGCTGACTTCGGGATGACCAAGGAGCAGAACCAGGTAGCCGCCGGCCGCAGCCCGCAACGGGCCTACTACGATGCCGGCCTGTCGTTGCCGCTGTTCAACAAGCTGCTGAGCTTCTACCTGCCGCTGGCCGGCTCGCAGTACGAAAACGGCCTGCCCGGCAGCCGCCGCGCCCTCACCGACCAGCTCCGCTTTGTGCTGCGCCTCGACCAGCTCAGCCCCTTCCGGCTGCTGGACGAGCAGCTGGCCCAGTAA
- the trmD gene encoding tRNA (guanosine(37)-N1)-methyltransferase TrmD → MRIDIVTCQPDLLISPFAHSIVKRAQDKGLVEIHLHDLRRYAINKHGQIDDYVFGGGAGMVLRVEPIAACFDALLAERSYDAIIYLTPDGETLRQPLANRLSLAGNLLLLCGHYKGVDERIRQAYITHEISIGDYVLSGGEMGAAVLVDAVVRLLPGVLGNEESALSDSFQDNLLAPPVYTRPAEWRGLPVPEILLSGNTPKIDVWRHDQALERTQHRRPDLLNG, encoded by the coding sequence ATGCGCATCGACATCGTCACGTGCCAGCCGGATTTGCTGATCAGCCCCTTCGCGCACTCCATCGTGAAACGCGCGCAGGACAAAGGGCTGGTGGAAATCCATCTGCACGATCTGCGCCGCTATGCCATCAACAAGCACGGCCAGATTGACGACTATGTGTTTGGCGGCGGCGCCGGCATGGTATTGCGGGTAGAGCCCATTGCGGCCTGCTTCGATGCCCTGCTGGCCGAACGCAGCTACGACGCCATCATCTACCTCACGCCCGACGGGGAAACCCTGCGGCAGCCTCTGGCCAACCGCCTCTCTCTGGCGGGCAACCTGCTGCTGCTGTGCGGGCACTACAAGGGCGTAGATGAGCGGATCCGGCAAGCCTACATCACCCACGAAATCAGCATCGGCGACTACGTGCTGAGCGGGGGCGAGATGGGCGCGGCGGTGCTCGTGGATGCGGTGGTGCGGCTGTTGCCGGGCGTACTGGGCAACGAAGAATCGGCGCTCAGCGACTCGTTTCAGGACAACCTGCTGGCGCCGCCTGTGTACACCCGCCCGGCGGAGTGGCGCGGGCTGCCGGTTCCGGAAATCCTGCTCTCCGGCAATACCCCCAAGATTGACGTCTGGCGGCACGACCAGGCGCTGGAAAGAACCCAGCACCGCCGCCCAGACCTGCTAAATGGCTAG